The following proteins come from a genomic window of Gordonia westfalica:
- a CDS encoding phage portal protein family protein encodes MATEVDQPKPPKPAIREKGYVADTSGGHSWPQWVQDERVPDLQWPESVETFARMLREDSRVSSLHAAISLPIRRTPWRVAANGARDEVTEFVAKNLNLPIEGGDNLPQPTRTKGKFSWVQHLQQALTALPYGHSVFEQVYWPPDDAGRTSLRKLAPRPQRTISNWNVALDGGLMSIEQYAPASNGRVLYGINPLKIPIGRLVVYSRDQDPGVWWGNSLLRPSYKHWLIKDELIRYQAMSIKRIGMGVPMGTAAEGATQDDVDEIADMAQNLRGGDDAGGGLPFGAKMELLAPNGTLPDIGAAIAYHDNMIAIAGLAHFLNLEGGGGSYALASVQEHTFTQSVQTTAEWIRDTATAHIVEDLVDINFGVDEPAPRIVFDEIGSRQDATAAALKMLVEAGLLSPDVLVEQKVRQQLGFPAKPDTDGAPDEKTSSGPTTNMLPRMPAATRGEQGALF; translated from the coding sequence ATGGCTACCGAGGTTGATCAGCCGAAGCCGCCGAAACCGGCGATTCGTGAGAAGGGGTACGTCGCAGACACGTCCGGCGGTCACAGCTGGCCCCAGTGGGTGCAGGACGAGCGGGTGCCGGATCTGCAGTGGCCGGAAAGCGTGGAGACCTTCGCCCGGATGCTCCGCGAGGACTCGCGGGTGTCGTCCCTGCACGCGGCGATCTCGTTGCCGATCCGTCGGACGCCGTGGCGGGTCGCCGCGAACGGTGCGCGCGATGAGGTGACCGAGTTCGTCGCGAAGAACCTGAACCTGCCGATCGAGGGTGGCGACAACCTGCCGCAGCCGACGCGCACGAAGGGCAAGTTCTCGTGGGTGCAGCACCTCCAACAGGCGCTCACCGCACTGCCGTACGGGCACAGCGTGTTCGAGCAGGTGTACTGGCCGCCGGACGACGCGGGACGCACGAGCCTGCGCAAGCTCGCGCCGCGGCCGCAGCGCACGATCTCGAACTGGAACGTCGCGCTCGACGGTGGGCTGATGTCGATCGAGCAGTACGCACCCGCGTCGAACGGCCGAGTGCTGTACGGGATCAACCCGTTGAAGATCCCGATCGGCCGACTGGTGGTGTACTCGCGCGACCAGGACCCGGGCGTCTGGTGGGGCAACTCGCTGCTACGCCCGTCGTACAAGCATTGGCTGATCAAGGACGAACTGATCCGGTATCAGGCGATGTCGATCAAGCGCATCGGGATGGGCGTCCCGATGGGCACCGCCGCCGAGGGCGCGACGCAGGACGACGTCGACGAGATCGCCGACATGGCGCAGAACCTTCGTGGCGGCGACGACGCCGGCGGCGGCCTGCCGTTCGGCGCGAAGATGGAACTACTGGCGCCCAACGGCACGCTGCCCGACATCGGTGCCGCGATCGCCTACCACGACAACATGATCGCGATCGCCGGTCTCGCGCACTTCCTCAACCTCGAGGGCGGCGGCGGGTCGTACGCGCTGGCGAGCGTGCAGGAACACACCTTCACCCAGTCGGTGCAGACAACCGCCGAATGGATCCGCGACACCGCGACCGCCCACATCGTCGAGGACCTCGTCGACATCAACTTCGGCGTCGACGAACCGGCACCCCGGATCGTGTTCGACGAGATCGGCAGCCGGCAGGACGCGACCGCCGCGGCACTGAAGATGCTCGTCGAAGCGGGGCTGCTGTCCCCGGATGTGCTGGTGGAACAGAAGGTTCGCCAGCAGCTCGGGTTCCCGGCCAAACCCGACACGGATGGCGCTCCCGACGAAAAGACGAGCAGCGGACCAACCACGAACATGCTGCCGCGGATGCCCGCGGCCACGCGTGGCGAACAGGGAGCACTTTTCTGA